The sequence ACGGCGTACCATACAAGCGATACAGGATTTACGAGAAAGCAATATGAGTAAAAAGGTATTGATTACAGGTGCAAGCGGTTTTCTGGGTTTCCATTTAATCGAAGCTGCACTGGCAGCAGGAATGGAAGTGCACGCAGGGGTAAGGCCCTCTAGTGATGTAGCACATTTACACCATCTGGAGATCTCTATCGTGAACCTGGATTTTCGCAATGTACCTGCCATGGCAGCCTTGCTACAGGAACAGCAATATAGTGATATCATTCATGCTGCTGGCGCCACCCGTGCTAAGAATGAAGCCGCTTTCAACGAGGTCAATGCAACGTATACAGAAAACCTCCTGAAAGCAATCGTACAATCAGGTATTGAATTGAACAGGTTTGTGTATTTCAGTAGCCTGGCAGCAGTAGGGCCAAAAGCTTATGAAGCAAAATGGCCGGAGCAGGATGAGTTATCACCTGCACCCGTGACATTGTATGGTAAGAGTAAACTGCTGGCAGAAAACCTCCTGAAGCAATATGCGCAGATCCCCTGGGTAGTATTGCGCCCTACGGCCATCTATGGCCCCCGGGACAAGGACCTGTTTGTGTTGTTTAAGACGTATGGCTGGCGATTGGAACCGTATATGGGGAAAGGCCCCCAGCAGTTGAGTTTTGTTTATGTAAAAGATGTGGCACAGGCTGCCATTTGCGCGCTCAATGGACAAATTATACATACCTGTTATGATGTTTCGGACGGGAATAGTTATGATCGTTATGCATTGGCCAAAGTGACGAAACGGTTGTTAGGCATCAGAACACTACGTATTCACATGCCATTAACATTGATCCGGTGGATAGCTGTAATGGCTGAGGCAACAAGTAAGGGCATGCCGTTGTTAAATAGGGACCGGTTAAATGAGCTGACTGCCCAAAACTGGAACTGTAGCATAATACGTATACAAAGAGAACTTGGATACCAGCCTGACTTCTCCCTCGAGGAAGGAATGAGGGAAACACTGGACTGGTATACCGGGAACCACTGGTTATAACAAACGTTCACTAATTGAAAAACAAAGAGGCAAAAAGAAAATGAAACATCAAATTAAAGACGCAAACGGAAAGCTGGGAGTACTGATGCCAGGCCTTGGCGCAGTAGCAACCACTTTCATCGCTGGAGTGTTAGCTGTTAACAAAGGCTTTTCCAAGCCAATTGGATCGGTAACACAAATGGGACACATCCGTCTGGGTAAAAGAACAGACAATAACAATCCATTGATTAAAGATTTTGTTCCCTTAGCTAAGCTGGAAGATATCGTCTTCGGCGGCTGGGATGTTTATGAAGATAACGTGTATACAGCAGCGGTAAAAGCTGAAGTATTAGACAGGTTTCAGATTGAAGCAATTAAACCCGAACTGGAAGCCATCGTTCCGATGAAGGCAGCTTTTGACAAAAACTTTGTTAAAAATCTGGATGGCACACATGTAAAGGATTTCAAGACGCGTTATGACCTGGCAGAGATGGTTATGGAAGACATTAAAACCTTCCAGCAGAAAAATAACTGTGATCGTGTCGTAATGGTATGGTGTGGTTCTACTGAAATTTACCATCAGGCAGCAGACGTGCACAATTCGCTGGCAGCATTTGAACAGGGATTGAAAGACAACGATGCAAGAATTGCTCCCAGCATGATTTACGCTTATGCGGCACTGAAGCTGGGCGTACCTTTTGCCAACGGTGCACCTAACCTGACCTGCGATATTCCGGCATTGGTAGAGCTGGCCCACCAGACCAAGACGCCGATTGCAGGTAAAGATTTCAAGACCGGTCAGACCCTGATGAAGACAATTCTGGCGCCGGGGCTGCAGGCGAGAGCCCTGGGTATGGAAGGCTGGTTCAGCACCAACATCCTCGGAAACCGCGATGGATGGGTGTTAGACGATCCTGACAACTTCAAAACCAAGGAAGTTTCCAAGCTTGGCGTTTTAGAAGATATTTTAAGTCCGGAAGAATATCCTGATCTTTACGGTGACCTTTATCACAAAATCCGTATTAACTATTATCCGCCGCGCAAGGATAATAAGGAAAGCTGGGATAACATCGACATCTTCGGCTGGTTAGGGTATAAAATGCAGATTAAAGTAAACTTCCTGTGCCGTGATTCAATCCTGGCTGCACCGATTGTACTGGACCTCGCATTATTTATTGACTTTGCTAAGCGTGCAGGCATGAGCGGCATACAGGAATGGCTTTCATTCTACCTGAAATCTCCTCAGACTGCCCCTGGCTTACGTCCTGAACATGATATTTTCAAACAGCTTATCAAGCTGCAAAATACCTTGCGCTACCTGATGGGTGAAGATCTGATCACGCATCTGGGACTGGACTATTACGAAGGAATTTTTGATACTGAATGATAAGAATACACAAATTAATCGCCACCAGCCTTGGCATTGGATACATTGGCAAGGGCGGAGGAACGGTTGCAGCTGCAGTCGCCGCTCTGGTCTGGTACCTGGTTTTGGCTGGTGGCCATCCTAACAACGTTTGGACGGTGCTGTTTACAGTAGCCATCACCTTATTAGGAATCTGGTCTGGTACGGAAGTAGAACCATATTGGGGCAAAGACGACAAAAAAGTGGTAATAGACGAAGTCGCCGGCATGTTCGTAACCGTCCTGTTCGTGCCTGTCACTCCGGCATATATGTTGGCCGGATTGGTATTATTCCGTTTTTTTGATATAGTAAAACCTTTATATATCAGGCGCACAGAGGCTCTTCCGGGAGGACTAGGGGTTATGATGGACGATATTGTAGCTGGCATCTATTCCAATATTTTGTTGCAACTGGCAATACATCTGATTTAGAAGGTTTGGGTACGCGTTTTGCACAATTGTAGACCATATGCAATTTATTAAAGCACAAACTTCGGCGATGATAGCGACCGGAGTACAATTTTCGATATCCTTTTTACTATTGCATATGTGGGAAGGATATGGTGTAGCTGCCAATGTGACAGGAGTCACCTGTGGAGGTATTACCAACTTCCTGATCAACAGGACATGGGTATATCAAAAGGGAAACGATACATGGAACTGGCAAGCCATTAAATATATCATTGTCTGGTTCGGAAACCTGATAGTCAATACTACCTGCTTTTGGGTATTGACCAATTATACCGCTATCGATCAGCGCGTGGCTGTGGTTATGGCATCGGTTATTACCGCCGTCGGGTATAACTATGGAATGCAAAAGCGGTTTGTTTTTAAATGATTTTGGTTAATGAATGGATTTAAAAATATAGTATCCGGAATTCTTTTATTGCTCGTCTCTGGCTTTAGTTCGGTATTCGCACAAACGACCACCACCGTGAAAGGACTTATTACTGATAGTCGCACGGGGGCTCCGCTGCCTTTTGTAAACGTTTTTGTTCCGGGCACTTCCATCGGTACTGGTACCAGTGCAGATGGAAAGTATCAGCTGGATGTCTCTATTACGAGAGATAGTATCCGCTTTGCTTTCATGGGTTATAAGAGCGTAACCCGGAAAATCACACCCGGTATTGTTCAAACCATTAATATTCAGCTGGAAAGTACAGCCAAGAATCTGAATGAGTTTGTAGTTAAAAAGAAAAAAGAGCGTTATCGCAACAAGGATAACCCAGCTGTGGAGCTGATCCGCCTCGTGATCGAGAACAGGGACAAAAACCGAATGACGCATTTTGACTATGCTCAATACAACCAGTACGAAAAACTGGAATTCGCACTGAGTAACCTCTCTGAAAAGATTAGCAACGGTCGTCTGACCCGTAAGTATAAATTCATTTTTGAGAACCAGGATACCACCAAGTTCGCAGGCAAATCTATTCTGCCTATCTACCTGGAAGAAAAACTGGCCGATGTATACTATCGCCGTGATCCGGAGAAAAAGAAGACGATTGTGACGGGCGATAAGAAAGTGAGCTTCGAAAACTTTATCGATAACAGGGGCCTGAGCCAATACCTGAACCACATTTACCAGGACGTAGATATCTACGATAACCAGCTGATGCTGTTCACGAACCAGTTCCTGAGTCCGATTGCCAACTCTGCACCTACTTTTTATAAATTCTATATCGCTGATACCATCGTAGCACCAGACAGCACCAAGCTGATTAAACTGGAGTTCTACCCCCGTAACAAGACTGACTTATTGCTGGAAGGGGAACTGTTTATTACTTTAGATGGTAACTATGCCGTGCAAAAAGCGGATATGACTGCGAATAAAGAGATCAACCTGAACTGGGTGAGAGATTTTCACCTGTACTTTGATTTCCAGAAGACCTCCGATGGCCGCTATTATACCAGCAAACAAACGCTGATGGCCGACTTCGGTATCTTCAAAGGGAGCAGTGGTATCTACGGTGAGCGTACTGTATCTATCAGGGATATGGCCATCAACCAGCCGAAACCATCAGAATTCTACAACGGTGCTGCTGTAGTAGAAGATGAGAAAACAGTGCAGCACGGAGATGACTTTTGGGTACAGAACAGGCACGATTCCCTGTCTACTGCGGAATCTAAAGTGTATTCCAATATCGACAGTCTGCAACACATGAAATCTTTCAAGCGTACAGCTGACATCCTCACTCTGTTGCTGGCAGGTTACAAGCAGGCAGGTCCTTATTTCGAAATAGGTCCGGTCAATACTTTCTATAGCTTCAACCCGGTTGAAGGTTTCCGCCCCCGCCTGGGTGGCAGAACCACTCCGAAGCTGAGCAAAAGCCTGTACTTCGAATCTTATGCCGCTTATGGCCTAAAAGATGAGAAGTGGAAGTATTACGTGGGTGGTGCATACGCCTTTAACCATAAGTCAATTTACGACTGGCCGGTTGTAGCACTGAAAGCTAATTATCAGCACGAAACAAAGATCCCCGGTCAGGAATTACAGTTTGTACAGGAAGATAACTTCCTGCTGTCATTCAAACGTGGTAACAACGACAAGTGGCTGTATAACAAGATCTTCAATCTGACCTTCCTGCAGGAGTTTACTAACCACTTCAGTTATCAGGTAGGATTCAAACATTGGATACAATCACCAGCCGGTAGTCTGGCATACTATAAAGGAAGCGAACCGAATACACCTGTTACTGACCTGACTACGGCCGAGTTTAGCACAGAACTGCGCTGGGCGCCAAATGAAAAGTTCTACCAGGGTAAGAGCTTCCGTATTCCGCTGCCAAACAAGTACCCTATTTTCACCCTGAGAGGTATCGCAGGTGTGAAAGGAATTGCCAACAGCGCATACAATTACCAGAACGTAACGCTGAACATTTACAAGATGTGTTACCTGGGTCAGCTGGGCTTCAGCGAAGTGGTACTGGAAGGTGGTAATATCTTTGGTAATCACCTGCCTTATCCATTACTGTCTATCCACAGAGCGAACCAGACGTATGCTTACCAGCTGGAGAGTTATAACCTCATGAACTTCCTGGAGTTTGTGAGTGATCACTATATAGGATTAAACATCGACCATAACTTTAATGGTTTTATCTTTAACAAAATTCCGCTGTTCAAGAAATTGAAATGGCGTGAAGTGCTCGCTGGAAAGATTTTGTATGGCGGTCTGCGTTCTGAAAATAATCCTTCCAACAATCCTGATCTGATTCAGTTTTCAAAATATACTGACGGTTCATCCTTTACATATACATTAGGCAAAGAGCCTTATATAGAAGGAAGTGTGGGCATTTCTAACATTTTTAAACTGTTCCGTGTAGACCTGGTAAGAAGGTTCACTTACCTGAACAATCCTGGAGTAGCAAACTGGGGTATCAGAACACGTGTACGGTTCGATTTTTAACAGCGAGGTTAAAAAGTCTGAGTATGAAAAAGTCATTGAGAGACCAGTTACAACAATTGATTTATCTGGTTATCAATCCTATCGTAAAAGGGTTGATAAAGATAGGCTTTACGCCTAATATCGTGACCCTTGTAGGGTTTCTGCTGAACATAGGGGTGGTGATCATCTTTGTGACCGGCGTGGAAGAAGGAAACAGGGGAGACCTGTCGTATGTAGGTTGGGCGGGTGCGCTGACCCTCTTCGCAGGTCTGTTTGATATGCTGGATGGACAGGTGGCCAGATTGGGCAATATGGGTTCCCGCTTTGGTGCATTCTTCGATTCGGTGCTGGACAGGTATAGTGAAATGGTGCTGTTCCTGGGTATCTGTTATTACCTGGTAGGACATCATTATTTCCTGAGTTCACTGGCAGCATTTGTAGCCATGATCGGTTCTATGATGGTGAGCTATACCCGTGCAAGGGCAGAGGGCCTGGGCATTGAGTGTAAAGGTGGCCTGATGCAGCGTCCGGAACGTATCGTAGTGATCTCTTTGTCAGCGATCGCCTGCGGTATCACAGCCCACTTTATCGGTGGCGATTACAAACTGTTTGTACCAGGTATCCCTTTCCATATTTTTGAAACCATTTCTATCTTTACATTCCCGCTGTTTATCATGGCGGTGATGACGAACATTACTGCCATCGGCAGAATGCGCGATGCGAAGATAGCACTGGACAAACAGGACCAGGTAACCAGGGTGATCAGAGGTGCGGCAACTACTGTAAAAGTTCTGTTGGTAGCAGCCCTGCTACTGCCGGCAATGGCATTTACTGAGCCTAACTTTCCAACGCCCAATGAACCAGGGCAGTTGTTTTATATTCAACGTACCCCCAACACTAATACGATCGTATACGACCTGAATATAGTTGATGGTAAGCTGGATGCAGATGAGCCGGTAAATGTATACTGGATCCGTTATGCAGATGGAGGAGAAAAGAAGCCACTGAACTATATACAACGTAAATTTGCCTACGGAATCAAAGTAAAGGACCTGGGACAGGGGAAATATGAATTACATTCCGTAGCTTATGCAAAAAAAGACCTGTACCTGATGAAGCCTACCGGCCAACCCGATTACCATGTGTATGCAAAGATCGGAAATTCACTGGCTGTGCTGGACCGCATTTATATAGAGATCGATGGTGGTACCTTCTGGCATCCGAATGTACTTTACATTGAGCTGAAAGGGAAAGACATGGTGACTGGTAAGGAAGTAAAGGAACAGATCAAACCTTAAGTCAGTAAAAACACCACATATAATAGATTTAGAGTGATGAAAAAGCAATATGTTTCCAATTCAACGGAGTCGGTACCCATGTTTAAGAATGGGCTTATGGAGGCATTATCCAAGGTGCATTTCAGTGTACCGCTGATCCTGTATATCCCTGTGATCAGTTATGTATGTTATTATGGGCTGACTCATACAGATGCTGGTGTGCCGGCGTTCCTGCTGTCAGCATTGGGAGGGCTGTTTGTCTGGACTTTGACTGAATACGTACTACACAGATTTGTATTTCACTTTGTGCCTAAATCCAAATGGGGACTAAGGCTGCATTTTATATTTCATGGTGTGCATCACGATTATCCAAATGATGCACTGCGACTGGTACTGCCACCCTCAGTGAGCGTTCCGCTGGCAATAGGATTCTTTTTCCTGTTCAGGGCACTCATACCTGTCAATTACCTGTATGGTTTCTTTGCCGGTTTTATGACGGGGTACCTGTTTTATGATATTTCCCATTACGCATTACATCACCTGAATTTCAGGAACGCTTTCTGGAAGAGACTGAAAAAGCACCATATGAAACACCATTATCAGAATGCAGATAGAGGATATGGCGTAAGTTCAGCATTATGGGATAGGGTGTTCGGATCAAATTTTCCTCAAAAAGAAGAACAGCTATAAGGAAAGTGGAGACTAACAGTAAGACACGATTTGGACGAAAAGAAATCATATTTACTACACTTGCAAGTATAGCCTACCTGTTACTTTCTGCCCTCCTGGTTGGCTTCAAAACCGACCAGGTGTGGCTGATTGCCATTTTTAATGGCTGTTATTACGCCTCCTGGGGTACACGTAGGTTCATTATAGGATTTTCCATTTTTTTAGTTTACTGGATCTTATTCGACTATATGAAAGCCGCACCGAACTACATGTTCTTCAAGGTGCATATAGCGGATATATATGAGTTTGAGAAACACTTATTCGGTATTCATGATGGCGGGCAAATACTGACCCCTAATGAGTACTGGCTGGCACATTCCCGGTCGTGGATCGATGTAATGACAGGGATCTTTTACCTGTGCTGGGTGCCCGTGCCACTACTGTTTGCCTTGTATTTGTTTTTTACCGACAGACTGGCGTTACTGCATTTTGCAGCTACTTTCTTCTTTGTAAACCTGTTGGGATTTGTGATATATTATACCTTTCCTGCGGCGCCACCATGGTATGTACAGTTGCATGGATTTGAGTTTATCGCGAATACACCGGGCAATACTGCAGGGTTAGCGCGCTTTGACGCTTACTTTCAATCGAATATTTTTCATTCTATTTATAGCAAAGGCTCCAATGTATTTGCTGCCATGCCTTCCCTGCATTCTGCCTATCCACTCATCGTGCTGTATTATTCCAGGCATCATGTAAACCGTTTCTTCCAGGTTGTATTTGCCACCGTAACGGTAGGCATCTGGTTTGCCGCAGTCTATCTCAGTCACCACTATGTTGTGGATGTACTGGCGGGGATTACGACGGCTACTGTAGGCATTTTCATTTACAGGAAGTACCTCATGAAGGTATCCTTTTATGACAGGGGTATACAGTGGTTATACAGTTTCGTACGCGGGTAATTTGCGGAGTAATTCATCTACTTCATTCCCATATTTACGGTTGAAATAATAGCGTTTTGCTGTGAGGAGCATGTCTCTGGCAGCAGCTGTATTCTTTTGTTTTGTGTACAGGATACCCAGGTTCCTGTAGGCGTACGCGTTACCTTTGTTGTACTGTAAAGATCTGTACATTAGTTCTTCTGCCTGTACCGGGTGACCGAGTCGCATGAGTACATAGCCCTTATTGTTATAAGCAAAAGCGCAGGTTTCATCATAGGCAATGGCCTGATCGAAATAAGCGATCGCTTCTACAAACAGCTGCATATGAATGCAGGTAAAACCAATACTGTTCAGCAGTTCAGAAGATCCCGGATTGAGGGAAAGGGCGTAGTTGTATAATTGCAGTGCGCGATGATGGTTCCCCATTTCACTGTAACAGTGTGCTACTTCGGCAATGACACCGGTATGTGCATTGTGTTTTTCCAATACCTTTTCATAGTAAGGGAGTGCCTGCACAAAATTGCGCTCCGCCCTGTAAGACACACCTGTGAGCCAGAGTGTATTCACATGGTTCGGGTCTATATGCAGAATGTGCTGACAAAGGGTACGGCACTTTTTGCCTTCATTGTATTGCAGGCAGGACTGCGCTTCCCTGAAGTATTTTTCGATGATGTGTTTCTTCTTTTTAGCGCTGTACAACCAGTGGAGGAAAGGGTAATACCTGGCGGTAAATGGTAGCCTGATGCTGGGTGTATGCAGCGGTATGTCCCCATGGATATTCCTGTCTGCCTTCAGGATGTCTATGTACGAGGCATACACAATACCTAAGGATTGCAGTTTATATTGACAGCGGTTTTCTATCGTTAAGATGGAGAGAATGATGTGTTGCGGATTTAAATGTTTGTCTCCCAATCGTTTCTGATAAAAGACGGCATTTTCCAGCATTCTTTCGGCTTCGGCAGTGAGGGGCAGGGTATCCTTGTGAGGTTGCTCCCCGGCTTTTTCCCATGAAAGGGTTTTGAGCCAAAAGATCATTTTCTCGCGATCGGGGGTATCGATGGCGATATCGGTCGTGCAGGTTTCGAGGATGCCTAAAAGGAGTAATTGACTATCAATGTAATAGAGATTCCGTTCCAGAGAAAACTTTCTGGCATAGGCAAACACGGCTGATAATTCATAGGACGGCGCAAGCATTCATTCAAAACTTTGAGTACATATCAAATTTAAAATAAATGAGGCATATTTGGAACCGCTTTATAATTGCAGCAAACCGTATTTATATAAGGTGTTGATTGGCTTATTGTCCCAGAACAATTCAAAATCTTCCAGTCCGGCAGCCGTATAGTGGTCCATTACTTCTTTCAGTGTATAGGTCTTGCTGTTCCGCACCGACAGTTGTTCCAGCATACCTGCCAGCCATTGGCCTTTGTCAGGGTCTACGCTGATGGTATGTTTATCCTTTTTGCGCTGGAAAGTGAGGAGGGCTATTTCCCAGGTGGCGCCTTTCTTGGATTTAGTCATTGTTTCTACGGATGGCGTTTTGCCCAGCCATACTATTTTAGCAGTAGGTTTGGCAGTGGCCAGTTCGTTATCTTCCAGTGCTTTCACAATATAGTCAGGGGCTACTTTTGTCTTCGGCACTTTGAACTCAAACCACTTTTGCAGTGGATCGGTCAGACAGATGCCGTGCATAAAGTTCAGTAGTGATTTCTTCAAACCAAAGCTAAAGGTTTCATGTTCTGCACCTGTTTCATCAATGTGAATGATATCATTATTGGCAAATGAGCCGATGGCATCGCTTTCTTTTTTAACACTGAATTTCTCCGGTTCCAGACCTACGGGGCTATGTGCTGTCATGGTGAACTGATGCCAGAAAGCAGATTGTAAGATGCCTGCCTGGAACATCTGGCGCACCATTTCCAGTGAGTCGATGGTTTCCTGTGCAGTTTGAGTAGGAAAGCCGTACATGAGATAAGCATGTACCATCACACCTGCCTCCGTAAAGTGTTTATTCACCTGCGCCACCTGTGCTACGGTAATACCTTTCTGGATAAGCGCCAGCAATCTGTCCGATGCTACTTCCAGGCCACCGGATACCGCAATTAAACCGCTCTCTTTCAATAATTGACAAAGGTCGCGGGTAAAGCTTTTTTCAAAGCGGATATTCGTCCACCAGCTTACAGTCAGTTTTCTTTTGATAATCTCCAGTGCCAATGCGCGCATCAGGGCAGGAGGTGCGGCTTCGTCTACAAAGTGAAAACCGTTTTGCCCTGTCTGCGCAATGATCTCTTCCATACGGTCACAGAGCAGAGCAGCTGCGATAGGTTCGTATAAACGAATGTAATCGAGAGAGATATCGCAGAAGGTACACTTGCCCCAATAGCAGCCATGGGCCATGGTCAGCTTATTCCAGCGGCCATCGCTCCACATGCGGTGCATGGGGTTCACTACTTCAATAGCAGAGATATATTGATCTAACAGGAAGTCGCTGTAATCCGGCGTACCTACCTGTGACTGTTTATAATCCTTACAACTGGCATTGTTGATATAGGTGACCTTGTCGTCTACAAGGGTAAAAGTGCGCTTCAGGTCAGCAGTAGGCGTACCATTGATGTGGGCAATGAGTTGTTCGAGCGGCGCTTCTCCATCGTCCAGGGAGACGAAGTCGTAGAATTCAAATACCCTTGGATCGCTGAGTGAACGCAGTTCTGTATTGGCGAAACCGCCACCCATGGCTACTTTTACCTGTGGGTAGTGCTTCTTGACCCACTGTCCGCAGCGGAGGCTGGTGTACAGATTGCCAGGGAAAGGAACGGAAATAGCCACCAGTTGTGGTTGTTCCCTTTCCATGTGTTTGCTAAGGAGGTCGATCAGGATATGATCGATATAAGTATATTCCTGTTGGAGTGCGGTGTACAGCTCGTCGAAGCTATTGGCCGATCGGCCCAGTTTTTCGGCATAACGGCTAAAACCGAAGTGTTCATCCACACATTCCATGATGAGATCGGAGAGGTCTTCCAGGTACAGGGTGGCCAGGTGTTTGGCTTTGTCCTGGTTACCCATGGAGCCAAATGCCCAGTCAAGGTCTTCGAGTTGGGCAAAGCGGCTGGCTTCGGGGAGAAAATCCCTTTTGCACACGCGGTGGGAGAGGGTAGGGTTCTTGCCTTGCAAAAAGGCGATCACATCGTCGATCGTGGCGATATAGTCGTCCTGCAGGGCAATGATGCGG is a genomic window of Chitinophaga sp. LS1 containing:
- a CDS encoding B12-binding domain-containing radical SAM protein, with the translated sequence MSAVFLITPPFTQLNTPYPATAYLKGFLNTKGVSSFQADLGIEVTVALFSKQGLEKLFAHINQLEIPHSENISRIIALQDDYIATIDDVIAFLQGKNPTLSHRVCKRDFLPEASRFAQLEDLDWAFGSMGNQDKAKHLATLYLEDLSDLIMECVDEHFGFSRYAEKLGRSANSFDELYTALQQEYTYIDHILIDLLSKHMEREQPQLVAISVPFPGNLYTSLRCGQWVKKHYPQVKVAMGGGFANTELRSLSDPRVFEFYDFVSLDDGEAPLEQLIAHINGTPTADLKRTFTLVDDKVTYINNASCKDYKQSQVGTPDYSDFLLDQYISAIEVVNPMHRMWSDGRWNKLTMAHGCYWGKCTFCDISLDYIRLYEPIAAALLCDRMEEIIAQTGQNGFHFVDEAAPPALMRALALEIIKRKLTVSWWTNIRFEKSFTRDLCQLLKESGLIAVSGGLEVASDRLLALIQKGITVAQVAQVNKHFTEAGVMVHAYLMYGFPTQTAQETIDSLEMVRQMFQAGILQSAFWHQFTMTAHSPVGLEPEKFSVKKESDAIGSFANNDIIHIDETGAEHETFSFGLKKSLLNFMHGICLTDPLQKWFEFKVPKTKVAPDYIVKALEDNELATAKPTAKIVWLGKTPSVETMTKSKKGATWEIALLTFQRKKDKHTISVDPDKGQWLAGMLEQLSVRNSKTYTLKEVMDHYTAAGLEDFELFWDNKPINTLYKYGLLQL